In Crassostrea angulata isolate pt1a10 chromosome 4, ASM2561291v2, whole genome shotgun sequence, one genomic interval encodes:
- the LOC128181155 gene encoding FMR1-interacting protein NUFIP1-like yields the protein MNNSGAAGQMSGYARFPGPPNSGHHFSPRFTHRGPPPKQPNFYMPPHQSSVRQQVSYSDMNLFSNGANRQNANYAYGKNFGHPRPNFNSPPPRHQVSYGDSNMFASNTSQQYMFNSPQNPPPPQLNQQNGNQWQQNHGHQNGQWNNHFQNESTKMNGSVNFAENGFNGMKATHNNRKPWNNNVWSNLPKDFNKKHEHFPKKKKKPKVDKRDLAENNVYFCETCDRGYKAQDKYQEHIDSHVKCRHEGCSYTAHPKLVQLHDRTQHSSGLATKIWKLESPEDIAKWREERKRNFPTAETVKRKNEIIQEKIARGEVIETKTFGKMRNKGGKKDKFGKWKNKRQNNRNNCGRREDDCTETPPKIGTPSTKVADKDKRFDADPLSLLEGLEETVPDSDQAVSAVGGLATLMANYSDSDEEKPPQTNKPSHTDIPSQNDTLSKKEIQCVENGENNGTEHGNKRKRKRHRKNDGDFSSRPKVRKSTLLEKLLAPDIRRERNLVLQCVYHIVKENFFGVGSKKEDKEPNLEVTCDSEEGCVIKPETDGESCVPPDSSKSEETSEDKLNCKQPNHLDIKIQNVVVDPLKTDSIKECVIDDHAWA from the exons ATGAATAATTCGGGCGCAGCTGGACAGATGTCGGGATATGCACGGTTCCCAGGGCCTCCAAATTCTGGCCATCACTTCTCACCCAGATTTACACACAGAGGCCCACCCCCAAAACAACCCAATTTCTACATGCCACCCCACCAGTCATCCGTAAGACAGCAGGTATCATACTCTGATATGAACTTATTTAGCAATGGTGCCAACAGACAGAATGCAAATTATGCCTATGGGAAGAACTTCGGCCATCCTAGACCAAACTTTAACTCTCCACCCCCTCGGCACCAGGTTTCTTATGGAGATTCCAATATGTTTGCTTCTAATACCAGCCAACAATACATGTTTAATTCTCCGCAAAACCCTCCTCCACCTCAGCTAAATCAGCAAAATGGAAACCAGTGGCAACAAAATCATGGACATCAAAATGGGCAATGGAATAATCATTTCCAAAATGAAAGTACTAAAATGAATGGTAGTGTGAATTTTGCAGAAAATGGCTTCAATGGTATGAAAGCAACTCATAACAACAGAAAACCTTGGAATAACAATGTATGGAGTAATCTACCAAAAGATTTCAACAAGAAGCATGAACATTTCCCTAAAAAG AAGAAAAAGCCCAAAGTAGACAAGAGGGACCTAGcagaaaacaatgtatatttctGTGAGACATGTGACAGGGGATACAAAGCTCAGGACAAATACCAAGAGCATATTGACAGTCATGTCAAG TGCAGACATGAAGGATGTTCATACACTGCACACCCCAAACTGGTCCAGCTTCATGACAGAACG CAACATTCTAGTGGACTTGCAACCAAGATATGGAAATTAGAATCTCCAGAAGACATTGCCAAATGGAGAGAAGAAAGGAAAAG aaacttTCCAACAGCTGAAACAGTCAAAAGAAAGAATGAGATCATACAGGAGAAGATAGCCAGAGGTGAAGTCATTGAGACAAAGACATTTGG GAAAATGAGGAACAAAGGtggaaaaaaagataaatttggAAAGTGGAAAAACAAGAGACAGAATAATAGGAATAATTGTGGAAGAAGGGAAGATGACTGTACAGAAACTCCTCCAAAAATTGGGACACCATCCACAAAG GTCGCTGACAAAGATAAAAGATTTGATGCGGACCCGCTGTCACTGCTCGAGGGGCTGGAGGAAACTGTCCCCGATTCTGACCAGGCTGTGTCAGCGGTAGGAGGACTAGCCACTCTGATGGCCAACTACAGTGACAGTGATGAGGAGAAACCCCCACAGACCAACAAACCGTCGCACACTGACATACCATCACAGAATGACACACTGTCAA aaaaagaaatccaGTGTGTagaaaatggggaaaataatGGCACCGAACATGGAAACAAAAGGAAGAGAAAGAGACATAGGAAAAATGATGGCGACTTTAGCTCTCGACCTAAAGTCAGGAAGTCTACACTATTAGAGAAG CTTTTGGCACCAGATATAAGAAGAGAAAGAAACTTGGTACTGCAATGTGTATACCACATTGTCAAGGAGAACTTTTTCGGAGTCGGTAGTAAAAAGGAGGACAAGGAACCAAATCTCGAAGTGACATGTGATAGTGAGGAAGGTTGTGTGATCAAACCTGAGACTGATGGTGAAAGTTGTGTCCCTCCAGACTCTAGTAAATCTGAAGAGACATCAGAGGACAAGCTGAACTGTAAACAACCAAACCACTTGGACATAAAAATTCAGAACGTGGTCGTTGATCCCCTGAAAACTGATTCCATCAAGGAGTGCGTAATCGATGACCATGCCTGGGCATGA